One Gadus macrocephalus chromosome 17, ASM3116895v1 genomic window, TATCTTGTCACACGAGCATGAGCAGCGAacatgaaaacaaaataaactatGCATCCGAAAACACAACCCAACGCTAGAACGTTGGTAGGATATTGAACAGCTATCAGAGACCACTCATGATCAGACCTACCACGCCCGACCCTTACATTTAACattacaaaaaacacattttaataaCCAATATCGCACACCTCTCGCCCTCCCAAAAAAAAGAACGATCTCGGCTCAGTTACTACGTAACCAACGTAAACAATCACTGGAGTTACTCACGTGATGTGTCCATTCATTCATAAAATGGAACAAACCACGGAGCATGGCTATAGTTTGACGAGCCCCCACGTTGTCATGGCCTAGGGTAACCAGACAATGATGGAGGACAGAGGCGTGGTTCCAGTTTCACAATGATCACGGTTTATTTGACAACATAACAAAAAGGAGATCAAAACGTTGCAGCGTGGCAAGCAGGTAGAGATGCCAAAAAGGACGGGGGCCTGGACTCCTGGAACAGAGCGCACCATATAGGCCACCAACGCGGCGACTCCGCCCCTCTTCATCAGTCCTAATTGGGAGACAGGACAATCATAGGCAAGGCCTTGCGGCCGTCacagcgggtttcaaaaaacatttcgcgctcatgttgccaaagacgaaataacataatacagaaaacggatcgctagtttttactttatatttgtattgtatttaattgtttaatcaaatttagcaagtaaactgagtgtttaaagcaggtcaaggacgaaatagcacaatacagataacggatcgctagatagaaggttcgcgaatgtccgTGAACCTTTCatgtcattcgacgcgatcgtccgttgccaggcaacggacgacgcgatcctctgttgccaggcaggtttggaatggattacgtatggatgacgcgcccggtacaaatttggcagctggtacaaatttggcatgacagcgtCATGAAAGCGTTTGAATGTTCTGTGTGTTAATAAATGTGCACTTGTAAATCCCGGTGTCAGTCCTGTTTGTATCCATTGCCTGTGGTAACGGGCAGCCGCACCGTTACATTACCCCCCTCCCGTACAGACGACTCCTGTCCAGGGTTTCCGCGGGATTGTAAAAGGTATTAATAGGTAGtaaatgaaattagcccaaattaaggccattaaaaagtattaaaaaGTAATAAACGTCATCTGTCGAGGTATTACATTTCCAACTAGgccgagttttttttttttgttgcgaGTAGGACCTGAGTGATATCAATGAGGTCACGTGTTGAGTGCGCTGAAACAAACTGGATATAACCGGCTGGCTTGCTGCCAAACCTCTTCGCGAGTTCGCTTCTGTTATTTTAAAGTTATTTAAAAGACAATAATGGGGAAATGCAAATTTTCTGACCTCTGGCTGGAGGAATCGATATTTAAAGACTGGCTGAGGCCAGTAGTTGGCAACAGCCGAGAGGCTTATTGCCACGTCTGTAAGAAGACGATCAATATAAACTGGATGGGGGTGAATGCTGTCAAATCGCATATGACATCAAGTAGCCACTAAGCTAGGATGCGCGGACGTAGAGCGCAGCTTCAAATGGCAATGTTCGGCACTACGGCTACATCACCGCCCTCAACCTCCACTGCTTTGCCCTCAACCTCCACTGCTTTGCCCTCAACCTCCACTGCTTTGCCCTCAACCTCCCCGCAaaccactaccaccatcatCAACAGGTGGACGACAGACGTCAGACAGAAGACGCTATGTGCTGTCGACACCTCTACGTTGCGAGCTGAGGTACTGTGGTGTTTAGACCTAGCAACTAAACACCACTCTTTCAAATCGAATGATGGCATTGGAGAGCTGTTTCGTAATATGTTTCCGGACTCCGACATAGCTAAATCCTTCGCGCTGGGCAAGGATATGACTGGTTACATTATTAAATTTGGTATTGCACCATATTTTAAAAAGCAACTGGTTGAGACCATCAACAATGCCGGGCCGTTCGTCCTAATGATTGACGAGAGCCTCAACAAatcctcaaaaaaaaaaacagatggaTATACATATTCGTATTTTGGAGGATGGTTGTGTCAGGTCAAGATATTTTGGCTCCGAATTCCTGGGACATGCAAGAGCTGATGATCTGCTGCAGCACATCAAAGTAAGTTTATTTTCCTATAACTATTGATACATGCTTACAAAAGTGCTTGcatgcatgatattgaagcctacagccatcgttagttaacttgtgtggcggtatcatttgtttacccatgtgccttggcaacgcgattgctacctgctgtagctactctcattggctgaatcgttgagaacgttttagactcaatcaatataaggtcacggggagacaaagctctgttcgtttgtgtatatatattaataaagcTACAAATGTCCCACTTTGACAACGTTAATGCACTAAGAAATGCAGGCGATAAATGTTGGGTAACTGACCACTGGGCATTACGTCATGTAACATGTAAGTTTCACTTTTGACTTGCGATGGCTACTACACAGCGAAGTGCGGGGTGGagattttaaaaaaagaaaggagacCGTGTACACTGTGAAATGAAGTGAAATGTACACTAGAGGAATCTAGCGCGACTGCGGtccactttaaaaaaataaataattaattaaaacgGTGAATCGTgtacacgaaaaaaaaaaaggggttgtgtAACCGTTTACAATTTTTTGTAACCGTTCACACCCCTACTACAAGTACTGTACCACCATTTTTTGACCCGTTTCCGCTCTACTTCCTTAACTCCTCCCGTGTATGCTTTCCACTTCCGTTCTGGCGGGCTCAGGTTTATGTTGCTAGGTATCTCCGATATCGACGCAGAGACACAGTGTGAAAAAGGATGGACAACGTATCGAGGAAAAGTGGTTCGGGAACTACGTGTGCAGTAGTTGGCTGTACCAACTCAAGGAAACACCTGAACGAGTGGTTAAATAGAGAGTGTTTTGACCACAAACCAGCCACGAAGAGACAATGTTTATGTCCTCCGTTGTTTGAGTTTTTTCGCAAGCCTGATGCCGACTCGGAATCACGGGCCTGGCTGAAGGCATTGAATTTAAAAAATCCACCCTGCACCGTTTTTGTGTGTTCACATCATTTTGTGGACAAGAGACCAACTAAGAATAATCCCTTTCCAGAGTTGTGGTTAGGATACACACGCTTTACCCAGCCAAAGAGGAGCCGAGTCACCGGGCGGACCACTGCCTGCCCAAAGAAGCGTAGACTTCAATCTGATGGTAAGTTCAGCAACTTTAGCTATGAAACTGACAATACTGTTAACTGTGAAGAAGTTATCATACACTAACATTGCTACCGGTGTTTTGCTAAAACAGCTGGTTGTTTTGAAGATGGGACAAACAATGTTCACCATAGCTAGGCTAATGTTCATAGACAGTAGAGCTAACGTTACATCATTGCTTGTACGTACgttggggggggtgtgtgtgtgtgtgtgtgtgtgtgtgtgtgtgtgtgtgtgtgtgtgtgtgtgtgtgtgtgtgagagagagtgtaatgTTGTAGTACAATTTATGCGACTGTGATGTTTTTAGTGAGAGGACTCTACTATGCCTGCATTCATTTTGCTCCATCTATGTGTTTTCTTCCCCTTTTTAGATGCTCCCGAAACGTGTCAGCCTGCCTGTGAGGCCGAGCCTGCCACACCAAAATTCCGAGATGCCCAGACCCAGTGGGAGGATCCGTCACTGACTGACCACACATACTTTTCAACAACACAATCTGTTAAAGTAGATAAGGCCACACAGTGCGAGGATCCTACTGTGACTAGCACCACAGTCATTGATGATTCTAGGTCTCGGCTGTATACAGGAGTGCGCATGGTTCAATTTTTCACCATGGTGATGGCGTTGTTGCCTTTCGCTAAGCCATCAATTACCCTTCCTGTTGTTGACCAAATCCTGATGACCTTGATGAAGCTAAAACTAAATCTTATATTAGGAGATATTTCTCACCGTTTCAATGTGTCTACATCCATAGCGAGCATTGTGATTAGTCACTGGATTGGCGTGATGGGTGAACAGTTCAAAGTCCTGATCCCCTGGCTTCCAAGAGAGACCATTCGTGCCACCATGCCCTTACCGTTTAAGAGGAACTACCCTCGAACCACCAGCATCATTGACTGTGCCGAAAGTGCCATGCAGAGAGCCACAAACCCAGATTCAAGGAGTGACACTTTCAGTCAGTATAAATCACGCAACACTGTGAAATATCTTGTCGCTGTGGCCCCTAATGGGCTAATCATGTTTATATCTGACGCATATGCTGGCAGAAGCAGCGATAAGTTTATCGCCATGGACAGTGGGTTTCTGGACTATCTAAGGGCTGGTGATGAGGTCATGGCGGACCGTGGGTTCACCATTCGAGACCTGGTTAATGAAAGAAAGGTCAGTTTGAACATCCCTGCATTCACCAACAGGCGCAATCAGTTGACCAATGAGGAGATAACACGAACCAGGCGAGTAGCCAATGTCTGCATACATTTGGAAAGAGCAATCCAGAGACTGAAGGTCTTTAAGATTTTATCCCAGACCGTTCCCATCCGCATGGCACGTAAACTGGACAACATCTTGACCATCTGTGCTGGCCTAGTTAACCTAAGAAGTCCACTGATCAGAATGCCTCGTGAGGTTTAGAATCTTGCcatgtgtccctgtgtgcatACTAGTATTGGTTAATATTGTAAATGATTGTTATAGTGATGTTATTGTGTGGGCTTGTTTTGTATTTCACTTTTTAATACATGTTAGGATTAAATACATGATCTTTCTTGTTGAAGCCATTTGTTTCATTTCCTCAAAACAATTAATTCATCCAGTGTTATTAATGTATGAGTTTACTATGAACGAATTGTGTTTAAAGTAATTGTAACACTCTAAAGAAGATGGGGCACTCATGATCGTAGTTCAGTGcaataatgaaatgaaaatgcATCAACCTTTATTTTCAACTTTGTATTATATTTAACATTAAATTCATCATTATATTACATTATGTAAACAACAGACATCTGCTGGCACCCTTGGGCACCTACATAAGGCAgtttattttggttttaaaATGCTGAGATATTTACTGCAGAACTGAAACCTTCCCTCGACAAAATAATCAACGATTTTTGGGAGCATGTGGGAAAAGTAGAATGTGCGCAGCCTTGTGATTTGCTCCTGAACAAAGCCTTGGTCATAGGGTACTTCTATTTCTAGGTGCTCAGTTTTGTTCCAGATGACCAACTTGCTCTGTGCTTTTGTAACCTTCTCAATCTCCTCAAGCTGGGGAGTGGACATATCAATGTATTGATTGTAGAAGGTTCTGCATTTTACACAAGCCAGTGGTGTGTGGTGCTCATCATGGGTTAGgacaggggtcggcaaccttttgTATCAAAAGAGCCATTTTGGCCCATCTCccgcaaaaatattttttttggagCCGCAAACTTTTtaattcaccccctcccccctccggagaCGCTAACGCTGCGCACCGCACAGACATTTTTTGTGacactctgtaaaaaaaataacgaaCTTTAATGCTGTAAACCCTTCTCGCTCAGTATTCGTTCGTGCAATTGGCTGTCaacggtggatgctgctgattggcggctcactggcatgtcccgcctcctgccaatgGCAGCATCTAGGCTACTTCCTGATGCCAGATGCCAGTTAAAGATTTAACTCCTACTGGGATTAGCCACCTGCAAATCAACGAAGCTTTGTcattcactccccccctcacggTAGCGCAATTGCGCATTCATTGCGACCTCTCGTTTAGTtgaagatatatataaaaatatatatataatttatttttatttattttttttaagaaaactgcaGGGAGCCACGGCTGAGGGGCTAAAGAGCcgcaggttgccgacccctgggtTAGGAGATGGAGGTCTGGGCATGGTATTGGATCGGTGATGTTGGAGGTATCAGCATTAAGGCAGAGTTGTAGGAGGCTATTCCCAGGGCAATTGAAAAGTTCTGCCATTGGTGAGGCAAGTGCGTTCTTCCTCCACTCTCCATGATTTCCAAAGAGTCTCACCTCCTGTGCTGGTTCTGGAGTGGTAGAGGATGGCTGTGCAGTTGATGGCAGCTGGTAGAGGTCCTTCCTATTGTGTCGTTTGAAGCATAcattcttcatcttcctctgacCAGCATTTCTTTGAGACCCAGCATTCCACTggttctgtccgtctgtgcaGGCAAGCCCGGTTTTCCCCTGTCTCACAGCATTTTCTACCTAGAAAGATATATAGTAAAAACAGTGCATTGATATTATAATAATGAGTTCACTGCAAACATGCCATATGATCTAGTTTGCACTGGGATTTCAGTAACAgaaaatgtgttattattatgatcttggtacacacacacacacacacacttgcacactctAACCTCTATGATGTAGTTCGGatactgaaaataaaaaagacatatAGGCCTAGAGTACAATGGTCAAATAATGAGTTACCTTCCACAGGATCGCAGCTGCATGGGAACAAGATCTCCCTGGTCCAGCGACACACGTACATCCCGCCGTTTTGACTTTTCCAGCTTCAGTTACCAGCACCCAAGCATTATGCCACGCGCTATTCAAACATTGACTAGGCTCTACATTTGCTTTCAAATAAACAAAACGATCATGTTTGTATGACATGACACAACCGACTTTGTCGCTATGCAAATATTGATAAGCCTCGGAGGCTTTCAGACTGTCCATCGCTTTCCCATCCGTTGCTATGGAGTCCACGAAATAGGCGCAAATCTTGCTGTACGTTATGTTGGGCCACGTCGCCATGTTATCCACCCAGTTCTGCACTGAATTCGGGTGGGGGATAGTAATGCCATCTCCAGTAAGATCATTTAAACTGTGTTGCCATTGTATGGACATTATTAGCTTACGATATCGATCTGACAGTGGGCTGTCAAAGCGTCTGTTTACATTGGCAACCGCTGCGCAAACCACTTCCGGCGGAAATGAAATGCATTTGTGGAGGGTAATGGCGCCGCCCAGGGTTCGACGCGTAAACTTGTCTATAGTCTTACTGTTAGGCTTAATCTGAAGATTGAGCATGGCTCTGATAAAGCCAAATTTAAATTATAGggattttgtttaaattatgCTATTGTATGTAAGCGTATCCTGAGTAGCACCAATAGTGAGCCACCGCTGGAGAACCAATGATCTAACTTTGACAAAGCAGTCCTTGACATAGGCCTAATATCTATCACTGTCAAATGTAGCCCAATACCTGACTCATGTTTTACTAAAGGATaacaaggctataattatagGCTACGGTTGtctaaatgtttaatttgaAGCATATACAGTattactgtctgtctgtatattgAGTGTGGTTTACTTCAACAATAAATGTTATTCAAACAAATTTTCTTGACAATTCACAGGAATGTGTTGCAACATGAAGCAGCTTCTCTCAGTAGGAATGGATGGCCCCAATGTAAACTTCAAACTCCTGGATCTCCTACAAAAGGAGCATGCTGAGCTGCATGGAGGTGCTCAAATCCTGATGGTTGGGAGCTGTGGACTTCACACCCTCCACAATGCCATGAAGGCAGGCTTTACAGCCTGGCAAATTGACAAACTCCTGCGAGCGCTCCATTTCCACTTCCACAACGTTCCTGCCCAGAGAGAGGACTACACCAACATCACTGGGTCCTCTTGCTTTCCCCTCTTTCTGCGGCCACAGATGGGTGGAAAATGTGCCGGTTGCAGAGAGAGTCCTGGAAATTTGGCCCATGATTCAGATATATGTCAAGGCTGCTGAGAATAAGAGGGTCCAAAAACCGAACACGGCCTCTTATGACGCCATACTGGCAGCACAAGGAGATCCAGTATTAATTCCAAAGCTTCAATTCTTCCTTGCCATTGCAAGAAGTTTTAACCCGTTTCTGAAAAAATATCAAACGGACGAGCCAGTGTTGCCTGTTTTGGCAAAGGATTTAACTGAGCTCCTGATGGTAATTATCACTGTAaagattttaattaattaaattgaaTGTAAACCTGTATTAATTAATAGGAATGGCTAGGTAACTATCTGATTGTTGTCATCAGAGTTTACTGCAGCGTTTCATCAAAAGGGATCTCCTACAGGAACGAACCCCCCTGCAGTTGATCAAATTGGACGTCTCTGAGGAGAAGAACTGGGTCTCCCTCAAAAGGGTAGATATAGGCTTGGGGGCTGAATCTGCCATCAAGGTAATTTCATTgtagtttatttgttttgtgaggtgaatgtgtgaattgcCTGCACAAATCAACTAGCAAATACAATTTGTTCAGTATTGTTATTATCATCACAGGAGTTATGCAAACATTTTCTTTCAAAGAAAGCATTGACGTGAATTTTCCTTAATGTTCCTTAAATAGGGACCTTGTATAGGGACAGTAGAGGTGGatgggtgcccaaccttttttgacccaagatctacttttgaagtagccaacctcccgagatctcccagcaaacctaccttcaagcgggggggggggggtaggtcttagctcatttcccctcagccatgccaacgtttaggagtgtgtaactactgttgacggctttcaactgctgttgacagtgcatgcgctaccgcgcaaatttaattttattaaaaaaaataaataaaaatttcttcacccctcgcggtcgacttgggatctgtcggcgatcgactggtagaccgcgatcgactagTTGGGCACCCCTGTGTTAAGGTCTTGTGCTAGGAATCTTTTTTCGGCCTTTTTACTACACAGTAAAATGGCCAGTGTTAATTATTTGGTGTTACAATTTTCAGAGTTGATTAGTGTTGATTAGTGTACAGTTTAGAGTTGTTTGACCAAAAACATTCACCCATAGTGTAATTTAAACGTTCAGCCTAGCGTTCTATGTGGGTGTAAATATTAAAACGCTTGGGCGGAGTAATCACCTCATCCGGTTTCTGCATGCGTGGTGAAGAAGAGGACCGTTGACGCCGAGAGACGGACGCCATTGTTGAAGGCTGGCAGCGCAAGTTTGAAGGTAAAATTAATTTGTTGAAGGCTAGAATATAAACCACCCAACACAATTTGTATCGTTTAATATCattttgtgtattgtcattgtAACGTATTTTACCCACTTAGACACATATTCGAGTTGTTAGCCGTCAAACTCtgtagctagctaactagctagcgCTAGCTTCTAGGTCGCTAACGTCACTAACGGTATAGACTTCGACGGCTATCTGATATTGTAAATTATTCGGTATGATCagatttatgtattttaatgtaGAAAACCGCTATACATATAAACTACGAGTCAGCGACATCTTAAACCTTCTTGAATTTGGAATAATAACTTCTTTTTTTACCACATTGAATTTCACCTAACTCAATGACTGGCTAGCTAGTTCTAGCCATAGACATAATTCTATATGTCTATGGTTCTAGCTGCCACGAAGCTAACGTTAGACATTGCTAGCATAAGTGGTGGCTAGTGTTAGTGGTAGAACTTCGTCTGGGATTGGTGTGAACTTTACGTAAATGGTAGTTATGAATTGAACAATCGTTTTACCAGCGAGGCTAACGGTAGCATAATTTGCTTTTGCTGGACGAACTTTAAGCAAAAAAGCTAGGCTAGTTGACCGTGCCGCCACATTTCCCTGGCTTTAGTAACCATGTGCCTTAGCTGTTAAGTTAGCAACTTTTAAGACCAGCGAGGAGACGGTTGGTAGTAGATGTTATTTTCTCTAAACTCTGTGTATGCATTTGTTAATGATAAGCATGTCGAATTAATGTTTGACCATGTTTTAAGTAAATTGCAAACTATTAGTTTGCTCAATTAGTGTCTTATTGAATAATGAACAGTATTGCAAGTAATGTGGACTCCTGCACCAATGAAATCCTAGATTTGGTTTGATTTATCAACAGGTTATGCATAATGCTCCTCAAAGTGGAATACCATGGACTTAGAAAGTACCTAAAACTACAGCCTGGATTTTCATATGGAAGTTTCATTGAAGAAGGTGAGCCTTTATGTGACGTTGTAGAGCTTGGAGTCGAGAGCGGTATTGCAGGGGCATATACGAGGGACATTAAGTGCAAACAATAGCCCATTTTGTGCATTGCACTGGTATCCAGCCAAAAGCTTAAGTATGATATCTGTGTGATATAAGAATACTGTTGTAAGGAGAGCTCCTGTTGCTCGCACACTTCTGCTTTTAGGTTTATGCACCTCTCTTAATGTTCACAATTATGAGTTGATGGGGATCAAATGTCATTGTGTCTTTTTCAGTCAAGAACAAATTTGGGATCCCTCTATCAATTGAGTTGCTGTTCCTTGATGACTCCGATACTGTGGTGGATGAAGAAGTAATCCATGACATCCTTGAAGCCAACCCAAACATATGTCTGTTGGCCAAAGATTTTGAAGGTACTTTAAGGGTTATCAAGTGTTTCCAAGTCTATCCTAGGCTGTGCTAAGATGGTAGATGTGGCCCTATTCTGTGTGCCGTGAAGAACCGTGTAGTGTCGTTAGGTATCGTTCTGTACTACGTTGTACAAAAGTTCctgcttttttt contains:
- the LOC132445660 gene encoding uncharacterized protein LOC132445660, which encodes MDNVSRKSGSGTTCAVVGCTNSRKHLNEWLNRECFDHKPATKRQCLCPPLFEFFRKPDADSESRAWLKALNLKNPPCTVFVCSHHFVDKRPTKNNPFPELWLGYTRFTQPKRSRVTGRTTACPKKRRLQSDDAPETCQPACEAEPATPKFRDAQTQWEDPSLTDHTYFSTTQSVKVDKATQCEDPTVTSTTVIDDSRSRLYTGVRMVQFFTMVMALLPFAKPSITLPVVDQILMTLMKLKLNLILGDISHRFNVSTSIASIVISHWIGVMGEQFKVLIPWLPRETIRATMPLPFKRNYPRTTSIIDCAESAMQRATNPDSRSDTFSQYKSRNTVKYLVAVAPNGLIMFISDAYAGRSSDKFIAMDSGFLDYLRAGDEVMADRGFTIRDLVNERKVSLNIPAFTNRRNQLTNEEITRTRRVANVCIHLERAIQRLKVFKILSQTVPIRMARKLDNILTICAGLVNLRSPLIRMPREV